The genomic interval AGTCGATGGGATTCTGCATTCCCAATAACCTATCCAAATTCTTCTCGTTCAAACCCTGGAAGCACGCTATTGCCTCCAAGATTGCGTTGCCAGATACGCAAAAGACCTTTTTGACCCCGCCGCCACCAACAGAAGCGCGTCCGCCTCTAGAGAAGGAAGAGCTGCCGGCCTTCACCAACGAAGAGGCCATCAACCAACGCATCCTGGATCTCGTTGTCGATCTCGGCAACATGGTTCTGTACAAGCGGGCAATGGGTGAACTGATGCAGATCAGGCAGCACAAGGTGGCAGGCTTTAGATGTCCCAAAATGTTCAGGCGCGTCATGACGATGCTTGAATACAATCACTACCGCCTGCCTATTAGACGCATGGTTCTCGAGATGTTTGACAAAAACGTCCTCAGAAGAATTGTCTTTGACGAAGACAGCGATAGCGGGTCTGACGACGAAGATGTCCACGAGGATGAGGAAAACGCATCTTCGGGTGACGAAAATCGAACAGAGAGACAGCGTAGTATCTCAGACCCATCGGAACTGGAGAAAGAGACAGAGCCTCTGCCCAAGGCAGAGCGTTCGGACAGCATGAGCTCATTTGATACAGACAGCTCAGCTGACTCGACGGAGACAGCGTAAGGTTGTATGATCCGTTGCACTCATCGTCAAGAGATCACTTGGCATTTCAGCCGGAAAGTTATTAGTGGAATTCGAGAGGCATCATGATGAGGCGTTTTGTTTGTTGGTTTTTCTTGtactataactcgtgacTTTGGGGGAGTGGATAAAGTCTCCAGCTGAGGTTTTGGCCGGCAAAGGGACCTAGATAAGCTACGGATTGATCTTCAAGAGCGAGCAAGGACAGGATGGAGTTGGTGGCCATCTGCGTATCGATTCCCAAATggtgtaggtaggtagggtGTCGGCACGATAGGCAAATCAAAAATGGCTTGTTTTCCTCACCTCTCGCTCAGATCACTCATCCTTTTCTTGCCAGTGAGATACTGAGCCTCGAGTGAGGGTCATGCATATAAGAATGGCAGCCTTGGCGATATCTTTTACGTGATGTGTGACTAACTAGTAAGGCGCAGGTCACAGTATGGCGTGGGAACACGACGAAGAGTTTTGCAAGTCGGACGTTTAATTGAGGTGAGCAAAAACTAAAGGGTGCCCCGCCCCCACTTGAGTGACATCTTCGACCCGCGACCGATCCGTCGTCAGCCGTGCCTACCCCGTCCTCCGATGATGTCCGATCCGTCTGCACGGAAAGAAGCTCCGGAGAGTCGATTGCTACCTAACACGTATCAATACTCTTTCTTGCCCAAAAACAGGATCCCAAACCCGCGAACGTATCTCTGACTAGTCCGTTTTGCTCCCTACACTGGTCACCATGGTTCAGGGACGAGTTCTTGTCATTGCCGGCTCGGACTGCTCCGGCGGAGCGTGAGTACACACACATTCTTCATCTCCAGACTGCAACAAGATCTGGGGAAAGCAAATACAGAGATGGGCTTGCTGACGCGGCAATCCAAAGAGGCCTGGAGGCGGACCAAAAAGTCATCGCGGCGCATGGCTGCTATGCCATGACGGCCACCACGGCGCTGACGGCGCAGGACACGACTGGAGTGCACGACATTCACCACGTGCCGCAGGAGTTTCTTCTCAAGCAGATCGATGCCTGTATCGGCGACATCGGGGTGGACGTCGTCAAGACTGGTGAGATTTGCTTCATTTGTAGACTGTATCTGGCCCATGGCTTTAAGCAGCTAACTCAGAATCAGGCATGCTGGCTTCGCCTGCTACGATTGAGACGGTTGTCGAGGCTCTCAAGAGGCACAAGGTCCCCAAGGTCGTCGTTGACCCGGTATGAACACGTCATTTGCAGACTTTTGGATAGATAACCCAGAGTTTCTTACAAACTGCCACAGGTCATGATCGCGACCAGCGGCGCAGAGCTGCTCCCTCGCGAGGCCGTCGCCGCGTTGCTGGAAGGCCTGCTCAAGCTCACCACCGTCCTCACGCCAAACATCCCCGAGGCGAAGCTCATCCTCGAGGACTCGGGCCACGCGCCGGTCGAGGTAGAGAGCGTCGGGGACCTCGAGGCGATGGCGAAGGCGGTGCAGGCGCTGGGGCCCGAGTGGGTGCTCGTCAAGGGCGGACACGCGCCGTTCAAGGCGGATTTGACTGTGGCGAAGAGCGAGGAGGACAAGGCTGTTGTTGTGGATGTGTTGTATGGGCACGGCGAGTTTTGGCACGTGCAGAGCCCGTATCAGAGTTCGACGAATACGCATGGGACTGGGTGTTCTTTAGCTTGTGAGTTTGGGTAAGAGGTCGTGGTTAAGTATGATGAGTGCTAATTTGTGTGGCAGCTGCTATTGCATCTAATGTGGCAAAGAGTCTTGGTGTACCGGAAGCTGTCAAGTCGGCTTGTCGATACATTGAGGCCGGGATCAAGACTGCTCCTGGGTACGGAAAGGGGCATGGTCCGCTGAATCACTTTCACTCTATCCAGACGCTGCCCTTTGCACCGTAAGTCTCCTTTAAACCGCTGGTATAGGCAACGAATTGACTAAAGTCGATAGTGGGCGCTTTATCGAGTACATGCTCGAGAGACCGGATGTCAAGGATGTTTGGAAGACCTTTGTGTATCACCCATTCGTCATGGCCATGGGAGACGGGACGCTGCCCATGGAGTCGTTCAAGCAGTATCTCATCCAGGACTACCTCTATCTGGTACGTGTGCTATGATAGCCGACGGAAATTCTTGGTAACTCATTTTCTATCTTAGGTTCACTTCGCTAGAGCCAACGCGCTGGCTTCTTACAAGGCGAAGAGCATAGCAGACATCTCGGCCGTAGGTGTTGCCCATGGTTCTGGAGAGGTTGTGTACTGAATCATCTAGGGTGCCACAATCGTCAACCACATAAGTCGTGAGATGAGCCTGCACATCGACTACTGCAAGGGTTTCGGCATCACGGTGCCTGAACTCGAGGCCACAGAGGAACATCAAGGCAAGTCCTATCTTGTGGATGTTGGTCCCCCTGGGGAGACACACGAGAGCGAGACTGACAAAGGACCACACATACAGCCTGCACGGCGTACACGCGCTACGTCCTCGACGTGGGCGTCAGCGAGGACTGGATCGCGCTGCAAATGGCCCTCGCGCCGTGCCTGCTCGGATACGGCGCCGTGGCAAAGCAGCTCCACGGCGACGTCAAGACGAAGCGCGAGGAGAACACGTACTGGAAGTGGATCGAGAACTACGTCGCTGACGACTACGTCGGGGCGGTGAAGACCGGCTCAGGTTTGTGGAGATGTTTATTTTCCTCTCATGGTCATTATGGTTGACTGAGTCGTTTTGTTCCTTGCTGACTGAGGGGGGTTAAATCACAGACTTAATTGAGAGGCATGCCGCCTTGCAGAGCCCGTCGAGTATAGAGCGGTTGATCAATATCTTTATTCACGGCACAAAGGTTGGTTTTGATGTTTGTTGGGCGGGGTGAAGCTTGGGCTAACTGTGTTTCAGATGGAGATTGGTTTCTGGGAAATGTTTCCCTACCGGTGAGTTTTGACGAGCAATGTTTACCGGTGAGCTGGTAATGGAATTCTGTCGGTGAATTTTCTTGCTCGGTAGACAAATAAAGGCTCTGCAATTGGAGCGGATGCCATTCAATAAAAGACGATGGAGAGAGGACAGGCCTTGAACTGGAAACGGGTGTAGCAAGATGGAGGGAGGCAAGGATGGTAGCCCCTACATCGCGTTGCTGCCATCTTGATACTCAAACAGCCTCATAGATTGTGGGCGAAGTTTCTACTCCTACCTCACACAGTATTATTTCCCTCCTCACCTTGCTTCAAGTATAAATTAGCTAGACGTTAGATCGGGCAAGAGAAAAAGCCAAGCATTACTAGTCGGACTGAACAGAAGCTTCCACTGTCATCTGATGCATCTCGCCGTgcttccttccttccctTGACTTCCCGCCGCGGGTGCGCATGCCGTCCCAATTAGTACTGATACCAAACAAGCAGCAGTCAAAGGGTTCCCTTGCACCGCTTGTGCTGAAGCTCGCTCGAGGCCAAATGATTTCCAATCATTCAAAACCAGGTCTCCGCAATTCGCATGCAAAAGTctggaagaaaaaaaaaagctggaGACCCCCCGGTCCAAACCGAAGTACACTGTACCACAGTCACCGTGGACGCCAGCAAGGTAAGAGAGAGCGgcaggaaaaaaaaaacagaaaaaaaaaaagtcaagaaccttgctgctgctgcaggTGTGCAGTGTGCAGATTTGGCAGAGGTGCCTTATCGCGAGTCAGATCCACCATCTTATCCGAGCGATAAAGGCAGTAACAGACCCACGTGCATCGGGTACGTACCTTTTTCGCCTTAGCAGGGTCCTTCTGGTAGCGGTCGCCGAAAAGTTTTGGGCAGGCAAAGAAAAAAATTCACCCCGGGACCGCCTTCCCTCGCGCTCCCCAAAACCTCCGACCCTCCTACTCTTTTTCTCCCCTTCTTTCATCTGCATCCCTCTCTTCCTCCATCTCACAATCCTCCATCCCCCTCCCCTCAACGCATCAGTTCTCTTTTCGGTTCGCTCCAGAAAAAGAGTTCACTTCGCGTCTTCTTTCTCTCCCCACGGTCTTTCCTTTGGCATCGCTCAAGCAAGCGAAGCACCATTCACGACAATAAACACTTCGCGCGCTCTTCGCAACTAGCAAACATGTCCTACGGCGGCGGATACGGCGGTGGTggtcgcggcggcggcggctacGGAGGAGGTGGCTACGGCGGTGGTCGTGATCGTCAGGATAGAGGCGGTCGCGATGGTGGCTACGGCGGTGGTGGCTATTCCAACGGGTAAGCATTTCTTTGACTCTATTCTCAAACACGTCGGCCGGGTTCACGAGGCGGCTGTTGCCTTGGCGCGACACCGCTCGTAGTGCCACGATGCTTTTTCCCGAATCTGGAGCGTGGTTTCTCAAAACGACTCCAACGCCAGCTTCAGCAtctaataactttttttttttgattCTGTCGTCAACATTATTGCTAACTGGTCAGTGACAGCAATGGATACGGTGGCGGCGGctacggcggcggtggtggtttCGGCGGTGGCGGTGACCGCATGAACAACCTTGGCGCTGGTCTTCGCACACAAGAATGGGGTTAGTTGATTCACGACAGTATACACCAGCAACGCGTTTACtgactcttttttttcttgcaCAGATCTTTCCACGATGCCCAAGTTCGAGAAGTCTTTCTACAAGGAGCACGAGGAGGTGGCCAACCGCAGCTCAGAGGATGTTGAGTCCTTCCGTCGCAAGCACCAGATTGCCATTGCTGGCAACGATGTCCCCAAGCCCGTCGAGACCTTCGACGAGGCTGGTTTCCCCAGATATGTCATGGACGAGGTCAAGGCTCAGGGCTTCCCCGCTCCTACTGCCATTCAGTCCCAGGGTTGGCCCATGGCTCTCTCCGGTCGCGACGTCGTCGGTATTGCCGAGACTGGTTCCGGAAAGACGCTTACCTACTGCCTTCCCGCCATCGTCCACATCAACGCCCAGCCTCTGCTGGCCCCCGGCGATGGCCCCATTGTCCTGATCCTCGCCCCTACCCGTGAGCTCGCGGTCCAGATTCAGCAGGAGATTTCCAAGTTCGGCAAGTCTTCCCGCATCCGCAACACCTGCGTTTACGGTGGTGTCCCCAAGGGTCCCCAGATCCGTGATCTCTCCCGCGGTGTCGAGGTCTGCATTGCCACCCCCGGACGTCTCATCGACATGCTCGAGGCCGGCAAGACCAACCTGCGTCGCGTCACCTACCTTGTTCTTGACGAGGCTGATCGCATGTTGGACATGGGTTTCGAGCCCCAAATTCGCAAGATCATTGGCCAGATTCGCCCTGACCGTCAGACTCTCATGTGGTCCGCCACTTGGCCCAAGGAGGTTCGCGCTCTTGCGTCCGACTTCCTCTCCGACTTCATCCAGGTCAACATCGGTTCCATGGACCTGGCTGCCAACCACCGCATTACCCAGATTGTCGAGGTCGTCAACGAGAGCGAGAAGCGTGATCGCATGATCAAGCACCTCGAGAAGATGATGGACAACAAGGAGAACAAGGTTCTCATCTTCGTTGGCACCAAGCGTGTCGCTGACGAGATCACCCGTTTCCTTCGCCAGGACGGATGGCCCGCGCTTTGTATGTTGTCTCATTCTTTTCTTAATCCTCTGTACTCTAGCTAACATTTCGCAGCCATCCACGGCGACAAGCAGCAGAACGAGCGTGACTGGGTCCTCGACCAGTTCAAGACTGCCAAGTCTCCCATCATGGTCGCGACCGACGTCGCTTCGCGTGGTATTGGTGAGTATCATTCCCCCCCAATCTACATGGCAACTTCCAGCAGCCTTGTGCTGTACTTTACTCTTATGTCTAGGGGCTCTCTTACTTGCGCACTCTTGCCTGATGCATTCGTGTTTCCTTGGTTCTCTCTGCTCCTGTGTGGAGTCTTGGTCTGGTGTGCAGCCGTTGGCTCGCTATACTCGCTGTTCCACCCTTGTGCCTCCCATTTGCCTATGGTACAAGCGTGGATGTGGCAATTCTTGATTCGCTCAAGCTGTCCCCAAGATTCCCCAAGCCCGAGGACCCGGTACATTGAACTTTCCAGGATGGCATTTGACGCATATGGACTGCCCTGTCTTCGACGGAGTGAAAACAGCCTGATATATTTATCAAACAAACGTGGTTCCCGGCTGGAACGTTGCTATACAAACCGTGAGGCGTCTGCTAACCCCTTGCTCAAGATGTTCGCAACATTACTCACGTGCTGAACTACGATTACCCCAACAACTCGGAGGATTACATCCACCGTATTGGTCGTACCGGTCGTGCTGGTGCCAAGGGTACCGCCGTTACCTTCTTCACCACTGACAGTCAGTTCTCCCCCTTATCTGTCATATTTGATCAAAGCGCTAACTTTCTCCCAGACTCCAAGCAGGCTCGTGACCTCGTCAACGTCCTCAGAGAGGCCAAGCAGGAGATTGATCCCCGTCTCGCTGAGATGACCCGCtacggtggcggcggcggcggtggtcgCTACGGCGGCTGGGGCCGTGGCCGTGGTGGTGGCCgtggcggcggtggcggtaGTACGTGTTTTCCATTCTCCCAAAGTCTAGTGGCCTAATCGCTGACCGGACTTTCTTCGCAGACAACGCTAACAACGCTCCTCTAGGAGGCGCTCGTCGTTGGTAAAAACCTTGCCAACCGGACCATCCTAAAGGCGAGGTGACTCATCATGCGGCGGCAACTTGCGCAATTCTCATGCAAAATCGGCGTTCACGTAGACGGGGGTTTTAGACTCGAGGTACCCGGGACACGTATCTGTGTCTCCTTCAGTCTGGTATTCCTCCACGGCTGTTTTCATTTTCCTTGAGTGTTTTCTTTTATTTGCCCATAACGGTTTGGGGCTTGTGTGCGATATCTCTTCAGGCATGGTCAAACGTGGATCAGGTTGAACAAAAAGTTAAGACGGAATCGGAGACGACACAATGATTGGTGTCGTGGACTGCAATAGAGATCCTTGTGGGGTCCCAGTCACTTTTGATGCTCTTCCATGAGCAAGAATGGATGGCTCAAGTCGAAAGCTCGACAGGTCGTAAAATGCATTAGATGACTGTGTATATCAGACATGGCCCTGTCGAGGGCGGCTTACTGCTCAAGTAGTAATAGGAAGATCATCTCATGATAAGACTTGAATATGTTCATGCTTTCTACTAGACATCTTGCGTGATAGCCTTCTGATGCTGCTTGCTACAGTTCCCTTGCTATGATAAAGCACAAGTCATGCCTCACTGCCAGCTGAGGCTTGGGGATTGGGCCGCCTTATTGGCACTAAACCAGTGTTCCCATTCTCAGATTTCCGTGTCGACCCCAAACTGTTGGTGTTGCTTTTGATATTTGACCTCCTTTGCAGCGTGATCATTATGATTTTAGTCCGCCATCCACAGACTTGATGTAGCGCCCCTGTGAGTCTGTTTCAAAGGGACGATGGATGACTGGGACGATGGATGACTGGGACGGTATGGTGTTCCACCCAAATATAGCCCTGGAACCGAAATGGATATTTGTGATGCCAACCAAGTGCACCATTGTCTCGTCGGACTGCTTAAACGTACTGACCAGATCATATTGTGCTCCTACACGTCCATCCCTTTAGGGATCtacgcccccccccccttgggTGATGGAAGTCTCGCCAGCAGTGTGCTGAGTGCagcccaccaccaccaccgccaacCCCTTTCTCTTCCCCAACTCTATCAAGTGcattttctctctctctgtgtgTGTAATCAGTTATCTGAGTGATCATGTGGGGAAGTAATGTATAGGAGCCGGGGGCCCAACTCTGATagggacgaggaggaggaggaggaggaggaggaggaggaggaggaggaggaggaggaggaggaggagtacAGTCATTGAGTGTTTCTGATATTTTGTCCGTTCTAACTCGCGCGTTCAACCTCGTCTCCCTGAGAGAAATGTAGGTGGACACCACATCTTGGTCACAATACGAGTTCTTCAAGCCACACGATGTTCTCCTCCATGGTCTATGGATTGCAAAATCCCAAGACGTGAGAAAAAACCGGGTTTGTTCATGTGACAGCTATTTTGATGTCTGGACTTCCAGAGTAGAGCCAGCTCCATCCCTCCCGCCGTCTCCGAAGGGGGCGGAGGGGGGTCAGTTCTAAATGTTATCCACTGAGTGGCGCCAAAAACGGCCAACAAAGAACAAAAGGAACGAGCCAAAGAATGACAAGACTGGCCGGCTTTTATGTAGCTGTCATTTGAGGATACGATATCAAAAGAAATGCGAAACATTCAAAGCCTTCCGTCCAAGTCAGCAGGTCTCTCCTACGGCAATTAATACACCTGCAGACAAAGGGATTACCCTCAACCCCCATATGGTGAACCGCACCACAGTTCATTTCACAACTCAAAATAAACACATCATGTAGCAAATGGATGATTCCTAGCTGACATACAGTCATACAAAGTAACGGCCTATCAAAATTACCAAGCCATGAGTGCCATATCACCTATAATCCTCCTTCTCACGCGCCAGCCTATACCACAGACGCAGACCTAAGCCATCCCAATAGCCCTTGAACAAGCCATAGTCGGGAAAAGGAAGATAATTGAAATTCAAACAATGCCATGGCCCAGACGATCGATGCTCAATGCCCCGAAATAAGAAAATGCCAAGAAGAAACCGACACCTGAAAACTCCCCGCTGAATGATGCTGAATGACGATGCCCATCCTTTCTTTGATGCCCATACTCAAAAGTCAACATGCGTCATGCTCGAGTTGCGAGACTTTGGTCGAACCATATCAATGAACGAGGTTCTTCGAGATGAGAAGCGGCGAGGCCTCACACCCACGGGCCGAACCGGAGACAGAAGCGGGTTACCAACGGTATCTGTGCCAAAGGTGCCCATATCGGTGGTGCTTGTGGCAGCGGTGTTAATTCCCTTGGTgccgttgctgctgctggcacATGACTGTGAGTGTCGACGACGCTTCTCCTTTGCTTCCAACCAGCGCCTGACCCCGGAACCCTAATCCCATGAGACGAGGTCTTTCTGCTTTCCGCTCTCATCCAGTTCAACGACCACAGCAGCGAACTCGCCACGTTCATCTTCGGCTTCAAGGTCGTCCATCTCAAGCTCGACCTCTTCTCCGTCCTCTAGCATGGTCTTTCCCTTTCTGAGATAGTCGCTCCTGATATCCCAGCCAAACTTCCAAACCCACGTCTCGAGTTCAGAGAAGGCCTGACCGACGGCAGCCTGCTCAGGAGTGGCAAGCGAATTGAGGCCGAGGAGCACTTCGTTGAGTCGCCGCTTGTAGACAATGAGGGCCATGCGTAGGTCACGGGCATATGAAGGACCGTAGTCGAGAACAGACCCATCGAGGTAGCGTTCGTTGTAGACAAGCTGAGCCGTAATGGTCTGCAGGAGCGAGCGGGCCAGCTCCGGGCGCTTGAGAGGCAGTGTGTAGCTCTTCAAGATGACGGAGACCAGCATGTGCCACCACTGCTGGATACACGCCTCGTTGCCAAGATGCATACCGACGATGAAGGCAAACTGGAGCTCACCGACAACGTCATCGTCGGTGGCACCGCTGGAAAGCAAGTGAGCAGTCGCATCAACTGCCTGCTCAGTACGCTGAGCGC from Colletotrichum lupini chromosome 2, complete sequence carries:
- a CDS encoding DEAD/DEAH box helicase, producing MVQGRVLVIAGSDCSGGAGLEADQKVIAAHGCYAMTATTALTAQDTTGVHDIHHVPQEFLLKQIDACIGDIGVDVVKTGMLASPATIETVVEALKRHKVPKVVVDPVMIATSGAELLPREAVAALLEGLLKLTTVLTPNIPEAKLILEDSGHAPVEVESVGDLEAMAKAVQALGPEWVLVKGGHAPFKADLTVAKSEEDKAVVVDVLYGHGEFWHVQSPYQSSTNTHGTGCSLASAIASNVAKSLGVPEAVKSACRYIEAGIKTAPGYGKGHGPLNHFHSIQTLPFAPGRFIEYMLERPDVKDVWKTFVYHPFVMAMGDGTLPMESFKQYLIQDYLYLGATIVNHISREMSLHIDYCKGFGITVPELEATEEHQGKSYLVDVACTAYTRYVLDVGVSEDWIALQMALAPCLLGYGAVAKQLHGDVKTKREENTYWKWIENYVADDYVGAVKTGSVTVDASKCADLAEVPYRESDPPSYPSDKGSNRPTCIGNGYGGGGYGGGGGFGGGGDRMNNLGAGLRTQEWDLSTMPKFEKSFYKEHEEVANRSSEDVESFRRKHQIAIAGNDVPKPVETFDEAGFPRYVMDEVKAQGFPAPTAIQSQGWPMALSGRDVVGIAETGSGKTLTYCLPAIVHINAQPLLAPGDGPIVLILAPTRELAVQIQQEISKFGKSSRIRNTCVYGGVPKGPQIRDLSRGVEVCIATPGRLIDMLEAGKTNLRRVTYLVLDEADRMLDMGFEPQIRKIIGQIRPDRQTLMWSATWPKEVRALASDFLSDFIQVNIGSMDLAANHRITQIVEVVNESEKRDRMIKHLEKMMDNKENKVLIFVGTKRVADEITRFLRQDGWPALSIHGDKQQNERDWVLDQFKTAKSPIMVATDVASRGIDVRNITHVLNYDYPNNSEDYIHRIGRTGRAGAKGTAVTFFTTDNSKQARDLVNVLREAKQEIDPRLAEMTRYGGGGGGGRYGGWGRGRGGGRGGGGGNNANNAPLGGARRWSRGPNSDRDEEEEEEEEEEEEEEEEEEEEYSH